One window of Oncorhynchus kisutch isolate 150728-3 unplaced genomic scaffold, Okis_V2 Okis05a-Okis16b_hom, whole genome shotgun sequence genomic DNA carries:
- the LOC109877641 gene encoding R3H domain-containing protein 1 isoform X3, producing the protein MRMSDPVTVKDISRTETMKVCEAGVELEAADWTDTTTLGADSRQNGVKDKPKPSGSLVPEHNATGHQDGSCCDNKRETSQQQSPVSAGQSVRGSKSRAKVKLVRSLAVCEESSPPFLTAHQLTPDPQISQSFDKEELSAKEEKEKVEKPEKMSRKMLSRDSSQDYTDSTGIDLHEFLVNTLKNNPRDRMMLLKLEQDILDFISNNDQKRKFPPMTSYHRMLLHRVAAYFGMDHNVDPTGKSVIINKTSNTRIPDQKFSEHIKDDKTDDFQKRYILKRDNASFDREDGMIRMRLKDDRRSKSIEEREEDYQRARDRIFAPDGDHFHLDGRSPDEEACISTQQRRQLFRLGDGRSASSRQSSSENDPKNCDARPWSSTDSDSSNRNLRPTMTKASSFSSISVLIRGDSSASSKSTGRLSKTGSESSNSVGSSTSSISRPQVLHLPLPVPAALTQAAGPVGGPSTVLPTPSSSSASSAATAPSSSRASVHCDRGSRNGPAPASGPAPTQATANATSYYLLPPEATGIPPGSILVNPHTGQPFVNPDGSAVVYNPSMTSQQGGRSQQSLAPPLPPPAPHQPTNHVLSQPVRHLQPSAPQPIQYSTISYPPPQFLPLSSNQQYTLQEGLAAQFSHMSVVRQASSDVTNGGPHPAMYPSGPVVLQAPLQHQQTGYMVAPPGPPVVGQTQAYPGPAHPMSQPVMQQQQGYMPQQMHTCYCAPAQDPHSHCNQHYRPVSPVHYTSPQNQPLPQQPGYHAVMPNQPQVPQHQNLVNNQQHSNMGNHMTAFMVQYPSMPSYQVSMPQGSQNMPPHQQACQQPMMIQSHPSQAPMAMSGMQVYYSVMPPNQHSTMSPSMGFLPPAGAEQMQFPRASSPCGTQQLPGQQCSGVLPGPHSGGMVMMQLTLPPNHQPRAHSPPQWKHNRYYSLDHTRSQRSSEQLNNSQNSPQLGGPSTPPAQPQAPTHQLTSIKNLRSAGLTPIPIMTQFPRPFGPGQAVDGRYPLLGQPLQYNPAIRPPLIHGTHHMIPNHHHGPMGIRHHGGRGRRPPPRKSLSSDLSVGDPVNGGVLEVLELPEGISRTEADSLLGELYRGGAMIKWLSETQQHQHQSGETLLKHCGAGGDGNNGDTNTDTTSCSKPPSSNHNDLASTYTILAVFPSRYAAQNALLRHSGPAGPGPILTTTFKLRTSKRHSDEFHNQERTTSQ; encoded by the exons TCCAGGGCCAAGGTAAAGTTAGTACGGAGCCTGGCTGTCTGTGAAgagtcctctcctccctttctaaCTGCACACCAGCTGACTCCAGATCCTCAG ATATCCCAGTCCTTTGATAAGGAGGAGCTGTCTGccaaggaggagaaagagaaggtggAGAAACCAGAGAAGATGTCCAGGAAAATGCTGTcaagag ATTCCAGCCAGGACTACACAGACTCTACTGGAATAGACCTGCATGAGTTCCTGGTCAACACTCTAAAGAACAACCCCAGAGACAGAATGATGCTGTTGAAGTTGGAGCAGGACATTCTGGATTTTATCAGTAATAATGA CCAGAAGAGGAAGTTCCCTCCCATGACTTCGTACCATAGAATGCTGCTACATCGAGTGGCTGCCTACTTTGGCATGGATCACAATGTTGACCCCACTGGGAAGTCTGTCATCATCAACAAAACTAGCAATACAAGAAT ACCAGATCAAAAATTCTCAGAACACATAAAAGACGACAAAACGGATGATTTCCAAAAACGCTACATTCTCAAAAGAGACAACGCCAGCTTCGACCGGGAAGACGGCATG ATACGAATGCGCCTGAAAGACGACAGGAGAAGCAAATCTAtcgaggagagggaggaagactaTCAGAGAGCCAGGGACAGGATATTTGCACCAGAT GGAGATCATTTCCACCTAGATGGAAG GAGCCCTGATGAAGAGGCTTGTATCAGCACTCAACAGAGGCGGCAACTCTTCAG ACTAGGGGACGGGCGGTCAGCCAGCAGTAGACAGAGCAGCTCTGAGAATGACCCCAAGAACTGTGATGCCCGGCCGTGGAGCAGCACTGATTCAGACAGCTCCAACCGTAACCTGAGGCCGACCATGACCAAGGCCAGCAGCTTCAGCAGCATCTCTGTCCTCATCAGAGGAGACAGCTCAGCCAGCAGCAAGAGCACTGGACGCCTCTCCAAAACAG gtTCTGAGTCTTCTAATAGTGTAGGGTCTTCTACGAGTTCCATCTCTCGCCCCCAAGTACTCCACCTGCCTCTCCCTGTCCCAGCTGCTCTAACCCAGGCAGCCGGCCCTGTCGGGGGCCCCAGCACGGTGCTACctacaccctcctcctcctctgcgtCCTCCGCTGCCACGGCCCCCAGCAGTAGTAGAGCTTCTGTACACTGTGATCGGGGCAGCAGGAATGGCCCGGCACCTGCATCCGGCCCAGCGCCAACCCAGGCCACTGCTAATGCTACTAGTTACTATTTGCTTCCCCCAGAAGCCACAGGGATACCGCCTGGCAGTATACTGGTCAACCCACACACAG GCCAACCCTTTGTGAACCCTGACGGCAGTGCTGTGGTCTACAACCCCTCGATGACCTCACAGCAAGGTGGGAGGAGCCAGCAGTCCTTGGCCCCTCCCCTACCACCCCCAGCCCCGCACCAGCCAACCAATCACGTCCTCTCCCAG CCGGTTCGGCATCTCCAGCCCTCTGCTCCACAGCCGATCCAGTACTCAACCATCTCTTACCCTCCTCCTCAGTTCCTGCCACTCTCCTCTAACCAACAATACACTTTG CAAGAAGGGCTGGCTGCCCAGTTCAGCCACATGAGTGTGGTGCGCCAGGCGTCCAGCGACGTCACTAACGGTGGCCCCCACCCTGCCATGTACCCCTCGGGCCCTGTGGTGCTCCAGGCCCCCCTGCAGCACCAGCAGACTGGCTACATGGTGGCCCCTCCAGGGCCCCCTGTGGTGGGGCAAACCCAGGCCTACCCCGGCCCTGCACACCCTATGAGCCAGCCGGTCATGCAGCAGCAGCAGGGCTACATGCCACAGCAG ATGCACACATGTTACTGTGCTCCAGCCCAGGACCCCCACTCCCACTGCAACCAGCACTATCGCCCTGTCAGCCCCGTGCACTACACCAGCCCCCAGAACCAGCCTCTTCCCCAGCagccag GTTACCACGCTGTGATGCCAAATCAGCCCCAAGTCCCTCAGCATCAGAACCTGGTGAACAACCAGCAGCACAGCAATATGGGAAATCACATGACGGCCTTCATGGTCCAGTACCCTTCAATGCCGTCTTATCAG GTATCAATGCCCCAGGGGTCTCAGAACATGCCTCCACATCAGCAGGCATGTCAACAGCCCATGATGATCCAGAGCCATCCAAGCCAAGCTCCCATGGCCATGTCAGGCATGCAGGTTTACTACAGTGTCATGCCCCCAAATCAACACAGCACCATGAG TCCATCGATGGGTTTCTTACCTCCTGCTGGGGCAGAGCAGATGCAGTTTCCCCGGGCTTCGTCTCCGTGTGGAACCCAGCAGCTACCAGGACAGCAGTGCTCAG GTGTGCTCCCCGGTCCTCACAGTGGTGGGATGGTGATGATGCAGCTGACCCTGCCCCCTAACCACCAGCccagagcccactcccctccacagTGGAAACACAACAGATACTACAGTCTGGATCACACACGCAGCCAGAGGTCCTCAGAACAACTAAATAACTCACAG AACAGTCCTCAGCTGGGCGGCCCCAGCACGCCTCCAGCCCAGCCCCAAGCCCCAACCCACCAACTCACCTCCATAAAGAACCTCCGCTCGGCCGGCCTCACCCCCATCCCCATAATGACCCAGTTCCCCAGACCCTTCGGCCCAGGGCAGGCAGTGGACGGCAGATACCCATTGCTGGGTCAACCCCTCCAGTACAACCCTGCCATCAGGCCTCCGCTGATCCATGGCACACACCACATgatccccaaccaccaccac GGCCCAATGGGAATCCGGCATCATGGGGGGCGAGGGAGGAGACCACCACCTAGGAAGTCATTATCATCAGATCTTAGTGTAGGTGACCCAg TGAACGGTGGAGTCCTGGAGGTGCTGGAGCTACCAGAGGGCATCAGTCGTACGGAGGCAGACTCTCTCCTGGGGGAACTGTACAGAGGAGGGGCCATGATCAAGTGGTTGTCTGAGACCCAACAGCACCAACACCAGTCTGGTGAAACCCTGCTGAAGCACTGTGGGGCTGGGGGGGACGGTAACAACGGtgacacaaacactgacactacttCCTGTTCCAAACCCCCCAGTAGTAACCATAATGACCTGGCGTCCACCTACACCATCCTGGCTGTGTTTCCCTCCAGGTACGCAGCTCAGAACGCCTTGCTCAGACACAGTGGCCCTGCCGGCCCTGGACCCATTCTTACCACCACGTTCAAACTCAGAACTAGCAAGAGACACTCTGATGAGTTTCACAACCAGGAGAGGACCACCTCTCAATAA
- the LOC109877641 gene encoding R3H domain-containing protein 1 isoform X9, which produces MRMSDPVTVKDISRTETMKVCEAGVELEAADWTDTTTLGADSRQNGVKDKPKPSGSLVPEHNATGHQDGSCCDNKRETSQQQSPVSAGQSVRGSKSRAKVKLVRSLAVCEESSPPFLTAHQLTPDPQISQSFDKEELSAKEEKEKVEKPEKMSRKMLSRDSSQDYTDSTGIDLHEFLVNTLKNNPRDRMMLLKLEQDILDFISNNESQKRKFPPMTSYHRMLLHRVAAYFGMDHNVDPTGKSVIINKTSNTRIPDQKFSEHIKDDKTDDFQKRYILKRDNASFDREDGMIRMRLKDDRRSKSIEEREEDYQRARDRIFAPDGDHFHLDGRSPDEEACISTQQRRQLFRLGDGRSASSRQSSSENDPKNCDARPWSSTDSDSSNRNLRPTMTKASSFSSISVLIRGDSSASSKSTGRLSKTGSESSNSVGSSTSSISRPQVLHLPLPVPAALTQAAGPVGGPSTVLPTPSSSSASSAATAPSSSRASVHCDRGSRNGPAPASGPAPTQATANATSYYLLPPEATGIPPGSILVNPHTGQPFVNPDGSAVVYNPSMTSQQGGRSQQSLAPPLPPPAPHQPTNHVLSQPVRHLQPSAPQPIQYSTISYPPPQFLPLSSNQQYTLQEGLAAQFSHMSVVRQASSDVTNGGPHPAMYPSGPVVLQAPLQHQQTGYMVAPPGPPVVGQTQAYPGPAHPMSQPVMQQQQGYMPQQMHTCYCAPAQDPHSHCNQHYRPVSPVHYTSPQNQPLPQQPGYHAVMPNQPQVPQHQNLVNNQQHSNMGNHMTAFMVQYPSMPSYQVSMPQGSQNMPPHQQACQQPMMIQSHPSQAPMAMSGMQVYYSVMPPNQHSTMSPSMGFLPPAGAEQMQFPRASSPCGTQQLPGQQCSGVLPGPHSGGMVMMQLTLPPNHQPRAHSPPQWKHNRYYSLDHTRSQRSSEQLNNSQNSPQLGGPSTPPAQPQAPTHQLTSIKNLRSAGLTPIPIMTQFPRPFGPGQAVDGRYPLLGQPLQYNPAIRPPLIHGTHHMIPNHHHGPMGIRHHGGRGRRPPPRKSLSSDLS; this is translated from the exons TCCAGGGCCAAGGTAAAGTTAGTACGGAGCCTGGCTGTCTGTGAAgagtcctctcctccctttctaaCTGCACACCAGCTGACTCCAGATCCTCAG ATATCCCAGTCCTTTGATAAGGAGGAGCTGTCTGccaaggaggagaaagagaaggtggAGAAACCAGAGAAGATGTCCAGGAAAATGCTGTcaagag ATTCCAGCCAGGACTACACAGACTCTACTGGAATAGACCTGCATGAGTTCCTGGTCAACACTCTAAAGAACAACCCCAGAGACAGAATGATGCTGTTGAAGTTGGAGCAGGACATTCTGGATTTTATCAGTAATAATGA AAGCCAGAAGAGGAAGTTCCCTCCCATGACTTCGTACCATAGAATGCTGCTACATCGAGTGGCTGCCTACTTTGGCATGGATCACAATGTTGACCCCACTGGGAAGTCTGTCATCATCAACAAAACTAGCAATACAAGAAT ACCAGATCAAAAATTCTCAGAACACATAAAAGACGACAAAACGGATGATTTCCAAAAACGCTACATTCTCAAAAGAGACAACGCCAGCTTCGACCGGGAAGACGGCATG ATACGAATGCGCCTGAAAGACGACAGGAGAAGCAAATCTAtcgaggagagggaggaagactaTCAGAGAGCCAGGGACAGGATATTTGCACCAGAT GGAGATCATTTCCACCTAGATGGAAG GAGCCCTGATGAAGAGGCTTGTATCAGCACTCAACAGAGGCGGCAACTCTTCAG ACTAGGGGACGGGCGGTCAGCCAGCAGTAGACAGAGCAGCTCTGAGAATGACCCCAAGAACTGTGATGCCCGGCCGTGGAGCAGCACTGATTCAGACAGCTCCAACCGTAACCTGAGGCCGACCATGACCAAGGCCAGCAGCTTCAGCAGCATCTCTGTCCTCATCAGAGGAGACAGCTCAGCCAGCAGCAAGAGCACTGGACGCCTCTCCAAAACAG gtTCTGAGTCTTCTAATAGTGTAGGGTCTTCTACGAGTTCCATCTCTCGCCCCCAAGTACTCCACCTGCCTCTCCCTGTCCCAGCTGCTCTAACCCAGGCAGCCGGCCCTGTCGGGGGCCCCAGCACGGTGCTACctacaccctcctcctcctctgcgtCCTCCGCTGCCACGGCCCCCAGCAGTAGTAGAGCTTCTGTACACTGTGATCGGGGCAGCAGGAATGGCCCGGCACCTGCATCCGGCCCAGCGCCAACCCAGGCCACTGCTAATGCTACTAGTTACTATTTGCTTCCCCCAGAAGCCACAGGGATACCGCCTGGCAGTATACTGGTCAACCCACACACAG GCCAACCCTTTGTGAACCCTGACGGCAGTGCTGTGGTCTACAACCCCTCGATGACCTCACAGCAAGGTGGGAGGAGCCAGCAGTCCTTGGCCCCTCCCCTACCACCCCCAGCCCCGCACCAGCCAACCAATCACGTCCTCTCCCAG CCGGTTCGGCATCTCCAGCCCTCTGCTCCACAGCCGATCCAGTACTCAACCATCTCTTACCCTCCTCCTCAGTTCCTGCCACTCTCCTCTAACCAACAATACACTTTG CAAGAAGGGCTGGCTGCCCAGTTCAGCCACATGAGTGTGGTGCGCCAGGCGTCCAGCGACGTCACTAACGGTGGCCCCCACCCTGCCATGTACCCCTCGGGCCCTGTGGTGCTCCAGGCCCCCCTGCAGCACCAGCAGACTGGCTACATGGTGGCCCCTCCAGGGCCCCCTGTGGTGGGGCAAACCCAGGCCTACCCCGGCCCTGCACACCCTATGAGCCAGCCGGTCATGCAGCAGCAGCAGGGCTACATGCCACAGCAG ATGCACACATGTTACTGTGCTCCAGCCCAGGACCCCCACTCCCACTGCAACCAGCACTATCGCCCTGTCAGCCCCGTGCACTACACCAGCCCCCAGAACCAGCCTCTTCCCCAGCagccag GTTACCACGCTGTGATGCCAAATCAGCCCCAAGTCCCTCAGCATCAGAACCTGGTGAACAACCAGCAGCACAGCAATATGGGAAATCACATGACGGCCTTCATGGTCCAGTACCCTTCAATGCCGTCTTATCAG GTATCAATGCCCCAGGGGTCTCAGAACATGCCTCCACATCAGCAGGCATGTCAACAGCCCATGATGATCCAGAGCCATCCAAGCCAAGCTCCCATGGCCATGTCAGGCATGCAGGTTTACTACAGTGTCATGCCCCCAAATCAACACAGCACCATGAG TCCATCGATGGGTTTCTTACCTCCTGCTGGGGCAGAGCAGATGCAGTTTCCCCGGGCTTCGTCTCCGTGTGGAACCCAGCAGCTACCAGGACAGCAGTGCTCAG GTGTGCTCCCCGGTCCTCACAGTGGTGGGATGGTGATGATGCAGCTGACCCTGCCCCCTAACCACCAGCccagagcccactcccctccacagTGGAAACACAACAGATACTACAGTCTGGATCACACACGCAGCCAGAGGTCCTCAGAACAACTAAATAACTCACAG AACAGTCCTCAGCTGGGCGGCCCCAGCACGCCTCCAGCCCAGCCCCAAGCCCCAACCCACCAACTCACCTCCATAAAGAACCTCCGCTCGGCCGGCCTCACCCCCATCCCCATAATGACCCAGTTCCCCAGACCCTTCGGCCCAGGGCAGGCAGTGGACGGCAGATACCCATTGCTGGGTCAACCCCTCCAGTACAACCCTGCCATCAGGCCTCCGCTGATCCATGGCACACACCACATgatccccaaccaccaccac GGCCCAATGGGAATCCGGCATCATGGGGGGCGAGGGAGGAGACCACCACCTAGGAAGTCATTATCATCAGATCTTAGT TGA